The genomic stretch TGCTCGACGCCCTGCTGGTAGCCGATGTCCGATATGCTGAGGAGGTCGCCCCGCCCCGGAGAGCCGGCGACGGCGTCGAAAAGGGAGAGAAACTTGCCGACCGAAGCCCAGACGGTGAAGACGTCTCCGTATTTCCGGCGGTGAACGGCATCGCTCCCGACGGCGTCGAGGTCGTTGTGCGTGAGGTGCACGACGTGCTCCGTCCTCCCGGAGAGCGCCTGCATGAGGTTCGTGTCCCGGGTATTCGGCTTTCGATCGCTTCCAGCCATTGTTCTCTATATCGGTGTACAACGTGATAAACAGGCGGTTACGGGTCCGTTCCCGCTCCCCTACCTGGTGCCGGCGGGTAACCGTCCGGGGAACGCAGTATTTATTAGGAACAACCGATAACATTGTAGGGCAGAAGCCCCTGTAGCTCAGACTGGGAGAGCGCCAGACTGAAGATCTGGTTGTCCCCGGTTCAAATCCGGGCGGGGGCACTTCGAGCAACTTTTCTGACGTCTTCGTAGAGTGATTCCGATGCGTGTCAAATTCTGCGGAACCGCGAGCCTTGCGGATATGCGGTGCGCAGTCGATGCAGGCTGCGACGCCGTGGGGTTCATCATGGGCGTGACCCACAAAAGCAGCGACTTCGTAACGGCGGCAGAAGCCGCGAGGATGATCCGGCATCTCCCGCCGTTCATCGAACCGGTCGCGGTCACCCACCTGCAGGAGACGGACGACCTCATCCGGCTGGTGAGAGACTCGCGCTGCACGACGCTGCAGGTTCAGAACACCGTTGAACCCGCCGAACTGGACGCCGTCCGCGACGCTCTCCCGTACGTGACGATCGTGAAAGCCGTTCACGTGACGGACGCGTCGGCCGTCGGGACGGCAAAACACTACGAACCCTACGCCGACGCGCTCCTCCTCGACACCAGAACCCGGGAGAGGCTCGGGGGGACGGGGATCCCTCACGACTGGAACATCAGTGCGAAGATCGTGGCGGGCTCTGCAATCCCCGTGATACTCGCAGGAGGGCTCACACCGGAGAACGTTAGAGAGGCGATACGGAAAGTCCGCCCGTACGGGGTCGACGTGCATACCGGCGTCAAGAAAGACGGTGTTCGTAACCCTGAGCGGACGCTTGCTTTTGCCCGCGAAGCAAGAGACGCTCTGTCCGGGGAACCGGACAGATAGATCCCCCGTTCAGCCGTCCTCCTGCACACCCGGCAGGACGG from Methanoculleus chikugoensis encodes the following:
- a CDS encoding phosphoribosylanthranilate isomerase, translated to MRVKFCGTASLADMRCAVDAGCDAVGFIMGVTHKSSDFVTAAEAARMIRHLPPFIEPVAVTHLQETDDLIRLVRDSRCTTLQVQNTVEPAELDAVRDALPYVTIVKAVHVTDASAVGTAKHYEPYADALLLDTRTRERLGGTGIPHDWNISAKIVAGSAIPVILAGGLTPENVREAIRKVRPYGVDVHTGVKKDGVRNPERTLAFAREARDALSGEPDR